In Apostichopus japonicus isolate 1M-3 chromosome 3, ASM3797524v1, whole genome shotgun sequence, a single genomic region encodes these proteins:
- the LOC139965263 gene encoding uncharacterized protein, which yields MAEPGMEFLYGVMAVVFVCIAIGILMFWLTWRKRHTKETQEVRVIFPDGSVRRTIVTRTDIWPHLGKATDQSETDDDKNQLTENDHVEIIFGESQIVETHRSQRREPVFPIPGVTMTSDDL from the exons TGTAATGGCCGTAGTATTCGTCTGTATTGCGATTGGTATTCTCATGTTCTGGTTGACATGGCGTAAGCGGCACACCAAAGAGACCCAGGAGGTGAGGGTAATATTTCCGGATGGCTCGGTGAGACGGACCATAGTAACACGCACAGATATATGGCCCCACCTCGGCAAAGCAACAGACCAATCAGAGACAGATGACGACAAAAAC CAACTTACAGAAAATGATCACGTAGAAATCATCTTTGGAGAATCACAGATAGTGGAGACCCATAGATCGCAGAGAAGAGAACCGGTGTTCCCGATACCGGGTGTAACGATGACGTCAGACGACCTATGA